The sequence below is a genomic window from Armatimonadota bacterium.
TATGCCGAAACCACCGTTTCCGGCTCAGTCGGGTCTCTGGGGCAAACCGACGGTCATTAATAATGTTGAGACTCTCGCGTCGGTACCTATTGTTATTGGAAAAGGCGCAGCCGAGTTCAGACAGCGCGGAACGGAAACTTCTCCAGGCACAAAGACATTCGCACTGACCGGGCATGTGGCCAATACGGGTCTTATAGAGGTGCCGTTTGGGACTACACTGCGCGAGGTCGTATACAATATCGGCGGCGGAATAACAGATGATCGGGGCAAAGTTACCGGCGAAGGCTTTAAGGCAGTGCAGATAGGCGGGCCATCGGGCGGATGTCTGACTGAGGACCATCTCGACCTGCCTCTTGACTTCGACTCCCTAAAGGGAGTGGGCGCAATGGTGGGCTCCGGCGGGCTTGTCGTTATGAACAAGCAGACCTGTATGGTCAGGATCGCCCGGTTCTTCATGCAGTTTACTCAGAATGAATCGTGCGGAAAGTGCGTGCTTTGCCGCGAGGGAACCAAGCAGATGCTTGCGCTTCTTGATGACATTATGGAAGGCAACGGCACAGAGAAGACGCTGGAGACACTCGAACGCACAGCCAGGGCCGTTCAGAAGGGCTCGCTCTGCGGGTTGGGAAAGACCGCTCCAAACCCGATTTTATCCACTTTGAAGTATTTCAGAGCCGAATACGAGGCTCATGTATATCAGAAGCGCTGCCCCGCAGGTGAGTGCAAGGCGCTTTCAAAACCGACAATCGACCCGGAGAAGTGTAAAGGCTGCACATTGTGTGCAAAGAAGTGCCCCGTTGGAGCTATCACAGGCGAGCTCAAAAAGCCCCATGTGATCAATCCCGATGTCTGCATCAAGTGCGGAGCCTGTGCTGAAGCGTGCAGGTTCAAGGCTGTCAGTGGAGTGTAAAGAATTATGACAAACGATTTTGTTACTATAGACGGAAGAGAAATTCCTATTGAGGGCGAACGCAATCTCCTGGAAGTGGCGCGCAAGGCCGGTATAGACATTCCGACTTTTTGCTACCACTCGGACTTGAGCGTATACGGCGCATGCAGGTTGTGTCTGGTCGAGCTGGAGGGACGGGGTATCGTCACATCATGCTCCACGGCTCCCGCGCCGGGCATGAAAGTAAAGACCAACACAGAAGAAATTCGTGAGATACGCAAAATCGCAGTCGAGCTGCTGCTGGCAAACCACGACCAGAGCTGCCCGACCTGTCCCAAGAGCGCTTCCTGCCAGCTCCAGAACCTGGCTCGCAGGCTCGGCGTCGAGGAAGTGCGCTATAAGATGACTCATAAGCCGGTGCCGGTAGACCGGACCAGCCCGTCGATTGTCCGTGACCCGAACAAGTGCATTCTCTGCGGCGACTGCGTCCGGGCATGCAATGAGATCCAGAGCATCGGCGCTATTGACTTCGTTGGCCGCGGCTCCAACAGCGCAGTGCTTCCCGCGTTCGGCAAAGACCTGAACCAGGTGGAATGCGTATACTGCGGATTGTGCGCCAGCGTATGCCCGACTGGTGCCCTGACTCCTAAATCCGAAGTCGAAGATGTATGGAAAGACTTGGATAACACTAAAAAGACCGTTGTTGCACAGATTGCTCCGGCGGTGCGGGTCGCCCTTGGCGAGCAGTTCGGACTGGAACCTGGAACGATCACGACGGGCCAGATCGCCGCAGCCCTGAAATCCATGGGATTCGACAAGGTCTACGACACTTCTTTCGCGGCTGACCTGACAGTTGTCGAAGAAGCGACTGAGTTTATAGAACGGAAGACCAAAGGCGAAGACCTGCCGCAGTTCACGAGCTGCTGCCCGAGTTGGGTAAAGTTTGCCGAGCAGTATTACCCGGAACTGCTGCCGAATCTGTCAAGCTGCAGGTCGCCGCAGCAGATGTTTGGTTCGCTCGCCAAAGAAACACTGCCGGGTCAGCTTGGAATTGCGCTGGAAGATCTGGTAGTCGTCTCTATCATGCCGTGCACGGCCAAGAAGTTCGAGGCCAAACGAGCCGAGTTCAAGCATGGCGATGTTCCTGATGTAGACCATGTAATCACCACCCAGGAACTGGCGAGAATGATCGAGGAGAGCGGCCTGAGGTTCAATAAGCTCGAACCTGAGTCGCTGGATATGCCGTTTGGGTTCAAGACCGGCGCCGGGGTTATCTTTGGAGCGACCGGTGGAGTGACTGAGGCCGTGCTGCGGTTCGCAGCAGAAAAACTCAGCGGCACGCAGCTCGGATCTGTCGATTTCAAGGCTGTTCGCGGCAAAGAGGGGATCCGAGAGGCAACAATAAATGTCGGCGACATCGAGTTGAAGCTTGCAGTAGTCCACGGACTTGCAAACGCCAGAAAGATTGCCGAAAAGGTCAAAGCGGGCGAGTGCGACTACGATCTGATCGAAGTCATGACATGCCCCGGCGGGTGCATTGGTGGAGCGGGCCAGCCCATCTCTCGCGATCCGGAGACCAAGAAACTGCGCTCTCGCGGCCTGTATGATTCAGACAAGATGCTGGAGTTCCACAAATCCCAGGAAAACTATATGGTCACAGAGTGCTACTCGAACTGCCTGGGCAAAGTCGGCGGCAAAAAGGCGCATAATCTGCTGCACACAGGATATCGCAGTCGCAAACGAATAAAAGACAGCGACCTCGATCTCTTGAGCGGCACGGACAAAGAGAAACTCTCGATAAGCGTGTGCGCAGGCACAAGCTGCATGGTGCGCGGTTCACAGCAGCTTCTGCGCGAGTTGATCGATGTGATCGAGCAGCGCGGACTACAGAACGCCGTAGACGTGAAAGCGACTTTCTGCTTCGAAGCGTGCGACCGTGGCCCGACTATCTCAGTCGGCGACACCGTGATACATAAGTGCACTATCGAGAAAGCCGTAAAGGCGTTGGACAAGGAACTTGAGCGCTTAATGCAGAAGTGCCAGTGATTGTAGTTTACACCCTATTCGGGATGTGATAGACTAGGATTAGACTAGTCGAATTCAGGAGGATCGATATGGAAACAGTAGGTTCTTATGATGCAAAGACACATCTGCCAGCGCTGCTCGATAGAGTGGCTAAGGGTGAAAAGATAACAATTACGAAGCATGGCGTACCTGTTGCGATGCTTGTGCCGATGGAACGTACCAAACAGGACGTGAGAGCAGCAATTGAAGCGATGAAAGAATTCGGCAAGGGACGTCGTCTGCCCGAGGGGATGTCGATCAGGGACATGATCGAGGAAGGACGAAGATATTGAGACGCTTTGTGCTGGACTCTTCGATAACGATGTCGTGGTATTTCGCCGATGAAGCGCACTCTTATGCAAAGGCCATACTGGAACATATGGACGAATCGGAAGCATTTGTTCCGACTATTTGGCCTATTGAAGTGTGCAACGTTCTGCTTGTCGGCGAAAGACGCGGCAGACAAACTGCCGCAGATGCTGCGCGGTTTCTTGCCGTGCTCAGCGCATTTTCGATTAATGTGGTTGACTTGATTCAATGGGAAACGCTTGAAGAATTGATTGACGTAGCCCGTAGATGCAATCTCTCAGCATACGACGCTTCATATCTTGAACTTGCCATGCGCGAAGGACTGCCTCTGGCAACTCTTGACCAGCGTCTACAGACAGCCGCGGGTGAACTTGGGGTTCAACTCGCCGTAGTATAGAAGGCACATCATGAGCAACGATCCGAACTCAGGACAAGTCGTGTTTACAAATAAGGCGCATTGTCGTGACTGCTATCGATGCCTGCGCGTATGCCCGGTCAAAGCGATCCGCATGGAAAACGGCCAGGCATACGTCGTGCCGGAACGCTGCATCTCATGCGGCACATGCATTCGCGAATGCCCGCAGGGCGCCAAACAGTTCAGGAACGATATAGAACGGGCCTCGCGGATAATCGAGTCATCCGAGGTTGTGGCCGCAAGCGTAGCGCCGTCATTTGCCGCCGTCTTCTCCGAACCGGAGCAGAAACGTCTGGCGTCGGCGCTGCGTAAGCTCGGCTTTTCATACGTCGGCGAGACGGCCATCGGGGCATATCAGGTTGCTCAGGAGACAACCAGGCTCTGTAACTCTCAGCCGGACAAGTCGCATATCTGCACAGCTTGTCCGGCGGTGGTGAGATATGTCGAGCTTTACGAGCCGAACAGGCTTGATGCCCTTACTCCCATTGTCTCTCCGATGATCGCTCATGCGCGCCACATCAAAAGCAAACTCGGCAAAGACGCAAAGGTCATCTTCATAGGGCCATGCGTCGCGAAGAAGGCTGAGGCCGACCGTCCGGAAAACAAAAACATCGTCGACTGCGTTCTCACATTCAGCGAACTGATGGACTGGTTCGAGCGTGAAGGAATATCTCTTTCGATGTGTGAGGAGAGCCACTTTAATGAGGAACCGGAGGGCGACGCGCGCTTCTTCCCTCTCACCGGCGGAAGCATGCGCACAGCCAGCCTAGATACCGATCTTCTGGCTGCGGATGTGGTCTCTGTGACCGGCATCGGCGATATACGTGAAGCCCTCGCCGACTGCGGTTCGGATAGTCTTCCGCAGGTAATCGAGCCTCTGTTCTGCGAACAGGGATGTGTCAATGGCCCTGCCATACCGGCCAAAAGCAGTCTGTTCAGAAGACGCCGCGACGTAATCGAATATGCCACCGACCATCCCGGCCTGCACACACCCGGCGATGAAACCGTACATACAGACCTGACTGCACGGTTCAGACCAAATGCATCTTTTGATGATGAGGTCACCGAAGAGCAGATCCGCGAAGTGCTGGAAAAGACAGGCAAAGCCTCCCCCGAAAATCAGCTCAACTGCGGCGCATGCGGGTATTCATCCTGCAGAGAAAAGGCCGCTGCGGTAGTTCGCGGGATGGCGGAGCTTGAGATGTGTATACCATACATGAAGCGTCTGGCCGAACAGCGCACAGACAAGATCATTGAGACCAGCCCCAACGGCATTGTGATCCTGGACGAGCGGCTATCGATCATCCATATGAACCCGGCGTTCAGGAAGTTCTTCATGTGCTCGGAGGCGGTATTGGGTCGCCCGATATCGTATCTCATGGACCCCGATCCGTTCGAGAAGCTGGCATCAGGGAAGGTGGGACTGATAACGACCATTGTCCGGCACGACCGTTACAATCTCCACTGTCATGAAATACTTTACGCGCTTCCGGAAGAAAAGCAGTATGTCGGGATTTTTGTGGATATAACCGGCAGCAGCGTAAGCAAGGAAAAACTCGACCATCTGCGCGCGCAGACCGTGACCCAGGCGCGTGAACTGCTGGAACATCAGATCAACATGGCTCAGACTATAGCAAAATTCCTCGGCGAGAGCACCGGCCAGGGCGAAGCTCTGCTGGAGAAACTGATAGAGATCGCGGGCGATGAGTCAGGCGAGGGCAAAGGGACCAACGAATGGCTGAAGGATACATACACGTCGAAGTAGATACTCAGCAGGTCTCCAAACGTCCGGGCGACGTCTGCGGGGATGTGGTAGCCTACGAGCGGACGCCATCATCGTGCATGATAGTCGTCAGTGACGGTATGGGGCATGGCATAAAGGCTCATATCGCTGCCCAGATGTGCGTCTCACGCGTGCTGGAACTGCTGCGGCAGGGAATATCGCTCCGCAAGGCGTTCTCGAGCCTGGTAAACACTCTGGAGCAAGCAAAAGGCACCGACCTGCCGTACGCGGTATTTACCGTCGCGCGCATACTCAATGACGGCGTAACCACTGTTCTCTCCTACGAAATGCCGCCCCCCATATTTGTTACACGGCGATACTCACAAGTCCTGCGCCGTCGAACCACCATGGAAGGGCATTCACTGGTCGGTGAGGCAAACTGCCACCTTTCAACTGATGAAGGCATATTGATCGTTACAGACGGTATCACCCAGGCAGGACTGGGCATGGGGCTGCCTAACGGCTGGACTGTCGACGGAACAAGCCAGTATATAAGTGACTGCTTAAGTGCCGGTGCATCGCTAATGGGTGTGCCCGGCTGCGTCTTGAACCGCGCGAGAGAACTGTGGAATGCCGGATTGGGTGACGACTGCACGGTCGCGCTGGCATCGTGCCGAAAAGGGCGCACTGTAAACATCCTTACAGGGCCCCCATCGAATAACAAAAAGGATCATGAAGTTATTCAGCGATTCATGATGATGGATGGAGTCAAAGTCGTATGTGGAGGAACCACGGCGCAGATTGTTGCAAAGGCTTTAGGCAAACCGCTGCTTATGGAGCCCAACCCGCAGAGCATGCTCGCGCCTCCTCGCCATATCATAGATGGGATTGATCTTGTGTCTGAGGGAGCCGTCACCCTTAATCAGGTCTATAACGTACTCGACGAAGACTACAAAGTCTTTGATGAGGAGAGCGGTGTAACTCAGCTTCACCGGTATCTTCGTGAGGCCGACCGCATCAACATAATGCTTGGCGGCGCAATAAACCCTGCCACGACGGACATCAGCTTCCGCCAGAAGGGCATCCTCACGAGGCAAACCATCATCCCCCTGATCGCCGAAAAGCTCAAAGACGCAGGCAAACTCGTAGTTATCGAACGCATCTAGCCGCAGCTCACCCGATTGCTTTTTTTACTGCACACACTGCCCCAGTAGCGGGCTGTATCTTCGCTTGTTCGAAGCTCTCGGATGACCGCTTCGATTCATGATTTATGGTGGATTTTGTGATCTCTTCGGAATCACCGATGTGGACAAAATTGAGAGTGGTGGGCGGTATTGGAATTGAACCAATGACCTCTTCGGTGTCAACGAAGCGTTCTCCCACTGAACTAACCGCCCGGGAGCATCTGAACACTATTATACAAAAGTGGCAGCGAGTTGTAAATAGCTACGCGTGCTGAGTTTATAGATTTGATTCGCCATGCTTAGGCCGCTGCGTGTCACTGACTATCCCGATCGACTTTGCCTGAACCGCATCATCCCCAGTTTGCGCACAGCCCACCGCAATAATCTTTGCCTGAGGCGGATAACGATCATTAGATACGACTTCAGTAATGTCGCGTCCATCAGGCTGGGATATTTTTCTATACACTGTGACTCTCACTCCCCTCGCGCCCTTGTCCGTGACTTTATGAGCGCCCGGCGCCAGGGTAGGATCGGTCACAGTCTCCGCCGGTTTGGGAGGCGAATACTTAACAGGACCAGTATATATCCTCACCGACTTCTTATCCTGCGAAGAGCCGTAAAGGTCAACAGTAATATTTCCCCGGCTGATACTTGTCAGGATGCAGACGGGCGAAGAGTCGGAGTTCTCGAACCTGAAATCGCGCAGACCGTAGGCAACCGTGGCATCGCGCCCCGCGCCTACATAAGGGACTGTCCGCGAGTGTGGATGACGCTCGACAATATGCATCCCCGAAAGCAAAACAGCGTTATACAGGGTAGTCGAAACCTGACAAATTCCGCCGCCAACTCCAGGCTCCAGTTTACCCTTCACAAAGATGGGAGCGTTTCTAAAACCTCTGCCCAAAGCCCTTGGCCCGACCACATCGTTATATGAAAACTCCTGACCCGGCTTGAGGATCACGCCATTTATCGATCTGGCGGCTAATGTAAGGTTATGAGTGCGATCTATCTTGCCCGGGTTAAATGGTGTTGTAAACCGCGCGAGCAGCGTATCGATGCCGCGAGCTTCCTCGGCTGTCACATCCGGTTTATCTGAAACAACCGGCAGTGTGACAACCATTTTATCTGATCTCATTGCATTCGAGATAATGCTGGCGGCACTGCGCTCATCCAGTTCGATCCCGATACTGTCCTGCTCGACCTCCAGATGTCCGGCAATTACTTTGATCCTGGCATCCTTGTGCGGCCTGTTGACTGATTTAGCAACCTTTGCGACAGTCTTCTCTATCTCATTACGATCAAGCGCAATCCAAGCATTAATCCGCTTACCCGCACCGGTCGGAGTCAACACACATATCATGCGGTTTATAATATTGCCCTTTCGACCAACCTCGAAGGCTTTACCGACTGACTCTTTCCATTTTACCTGAGCACCGAAATCGGCAACCGATCCTATCCACCGTAAATCGAGAGCCGCAAGTGTGATTCTCCTATCCGCCCGCTTGGCAGCCCAGGCGCGCATGACTTTCTCCGCTTGAGCGCGACTGAGTCCGGATACACTCACTCCCGATATAGTGACCCCCTTGCAGATGTGGTCACCCGCGCCAAACGACAGCGTTTTTGCAAGCGCCGCCGCAATCGGAATCACGACTATGAGCGCGATAATAATCGCCTTATGACTCGCCCTGAATTTCAATTCAAGCCTCTTAAAAATGGTTCAGGCTGCCGGTGCAATACTGGCAGCATATCTTACTACCACCCAATACCTAGGTCGTTTTGTGCCAGAGTGTCCCGCCGGCAGTGTCCTCCAGAGCGATCCCATGCTCGCTTAGTTGCTTTCTAATCTCATCTGCACGCGCCCAGTTTTTGGACAATCTCGCCTGCTCGCGCTCTTTTATGAGCGCTTCAATGTCGGAATCCACACTTGTAGCCTGCTCTGCAGCTTCGCGCAATTTTAGCCCCAGCACGCGGTCAAAGTCATATAGAGCGTCCAGCACGCCGTATTCCCCACGTTTCTCGGCTTCGCGAATAAGCTCGTTCACTGCAGCCATAGCCTGCGGCATGTTCAGGTCGTCCGTGATGGACTGCTCAAATTTTTCTCTATACTCGGCTACCCATGGCTGCTCCTCGCCGCCGATCTGCTTGGCTCGAGCGACAAAGTCTTTCAGGTTCTGATAGCCCGAGGCTGCCGCATCAAGAGCATCCCAGGTAAACTTCAGCTTGCTGCGGTAATGAGCCGAAAATGACATGAACCGATATGCAAGCGGGTCATAACCCCTATCTATTAACGTTTGGATGCGCAAAAAGTTACCTTCACTCTTACCCATCCTGCGCTCTTCGGCGTCTTCCTCGCCTGCCCGCTTGGTCAGATCGCCGACAATGAGAAATGTCCCATGCAGCCAGTATCGCGCGAACTGCTTGCCTGTGGCGGCTTCACTTTGCGCAATCTCATTCGGATGGTGCACCCAAATGGCATCTTCACCACCTGTGTGAATGTCAAGCGTTTCACCGAGGTATTTCATCGACATAGCAGAGCACTCTATGTGCCACCCCGGAAAACCTATTCCCCACGGCGATTCCCATCGCATAATGTGGTTCTCGAACCGGCCAACGGCCTTAAACCATATCGCGAAATCAGCCGGGTTGCGCTTATCGGGGTCTTCTTGCACTTCCTCGCGCGCACCAGTCACCTTCTCATCGAGAGACTGCCCTGTGAACTTCGTATAATCCGGGAAAGTGGACACATCGAAATAGACAGCCTGAGCGGTCTCATATGCATGCCCACGCTCCAGGAGCTTTTCAACCAGTGCGATCATCTCAGGCACATGCTCAGTCGCCCGGCACTTTACCACCGGGGACTCGATATTAAGCGCTTCGATGTCCTTAAAAAATTGCTCCTCGTAGAAACGGGCTATCTGCCACGGGTCCCTACCCGTCTTTCGCGCCTCTTTCTCCATCTTGTCTTCGCCCATGTCCGCATCCGAGGTCAGATGGCCGACATCAGTGATGTTCATTACATGTTTGACTTCGTAGCCCTCGTATTCAAGAGTGCGGCGCAGTATGTCATTAAATATGTATGTTCGGAGATTACCGATGTGCGCATAGTTATACACAGTGGGCCCGCAGGTATACAACCTCACATTGCCGGGTTCAATAGGCGTAAAATCTTCTTTTTTACGCGTGGCCGTATTAAAGAGTTGCAGAGACATCTTCATCTCCTTTCTCGACTTTTTGAAACTTCTTTTCAAGCTCTTCTATCCTGAGCATCAAGCTCTTGATTATATCCATCTCAGGATCAAGGTCGCGGCCATGAGTGAGCGGCACGCGAACACCATCCTGCATCACGACACGTCCCGGAATACCGACTACGACAGAGTTAGCCGGTACATCTTTGACCACTACTGCGTTAGCACCGACCTGCACGTTATCCCCAAGGGTAATCGCTCCCAAAACCTTAGCACCAGCTCCGATGACTACGTTATTGCCCAGTGTCGGGTGCCGCTTTTTCTTCTCAAGGCTCACACCGCCGAGAGTCACACCATGATAGAGTAGGCAGTTCTCGCCCACCTCGGCAGTCTCACCTATGACCACGCCCATGCCGTGGTCTATAAAGAAGCCTTTCGCAATGGTAGCTCCGGGATGGATCTCGATACCCGTCATAAACCGGTTCGTCTGCGAAACCAGGCGTGCAGCGAACTTGAGCTTATGACGCCAAAAGAAGTTCGCAATCCGATGCCAGAAGATAGCATGCAGACCTGCATAAGTGAGCACCTCCCACGAATTACGCGCGGCAGGGTCGTTTCGGAACACAGCTTTCCAATCGGCTCGGATGTTGTCGAACATATAAGTCTCTGTCGTCTCGCTAAAGAAAAGACCCTTCGCTATTGCGAAAGGCCCAAGTTCACACGATGAGTATAGCATGTCGCTGCCTGTTTAGCAAGAATTTGCTGCGGGTGATCGTTGGGGTGTTTTTCTTCGCAGGCATATGCCCGCAAAGAATCGGAGTTAGTGAAAAAGTACAGAAGTCTTTCATGTCGCCCAGACTTTATGATTAGTAAATATGTAAAAAAGGACAGGCGGAGTCATACCGACTTCACCTGTCCTTGAATGTAGCACAGCCAGTCTGTTACCCAAAAAGCTGAGTATACTTGGTCGCTGCACCTATAAAAATCTGCAGCTTGCACTGATTGCCCGACAATTAGTACTCACACTTGCACTCACACTCACACTCAGTTGCAATTGGTGTACAAGAAGTCGAGAGAGAATCATCGACTATCGCAAGAAATCAGGCAAGCTGCATTTTTATTGGCTGAAGCATGCTTTCATGCATGACACTACATAAATCGGAAAGCACCTGCTCAACATGTTCTCTCGCGCAATCTCTCGCGAGTTTCTCATCACCGGCGATGATGGCATTAACAAGAGCATCATGAATCTCCGGGCAGCACACCGACTGTCTCAGCCAAGTTGTATTGCGAATTGTATTTGTTATAACGCGAGAATTTGCAAACGTCCGACTCAACAATTGTGATCTCGTACACTGCACTATAAAACTATGCAGTTCGCTGTCAGCTTTTAGGCAGCCTTTGGTGCCCTGTGCTATTGCACAGTTCGTAAATACCGTCGCCAAGTCCCTGATCTTTTGGCGCTGCGCATCTGTTGCACGAACCGCGCAAAATCCGGCAGCCATCTGTTCCATGGACGACCTGATCATTATTGCGCATTCTATCTCATCAAATGACCAATCCATAACTTGCGCCCCGCGGTTCGGCTCATTGACGACAAGACCATCATGTTCCAACATACATATCGCTTTGGCGACCGGAATACTGCTTGTATTGAGTTTATGCGCAAGATCACATTGTACCAGCCGCATCCCGGGCTTTAGTTTTCCGCATTCGATCAGATCACGCAGTTGCTGGTAGACATTCTCAGA
It includes:
- the cysS gene encoding cysteine--tRNA ligase, which translates into the protein MSLQLFNTATRKKEDFTPIEPGNVRLYTCGPTVYNYAHIGNLRTYIFNDILRRTLEYEGYEVKHVMNITDVGHLTSDADMGEDKMEKEARKTGRDPWQIARFYEEQFFKDIEALNIESPVVKCRATEHVPEMIALVEKLLERGHAYETAQAVYFDVSTFPDYTKFTGQSLDEKVTGAREEVQEDPDKRNPADFAIWFKAVGRFENHIMRWESPWGIGFPGWHIECSAMSMKYLGETLDIHTGGEDAIWVHHPNEIAQSEAATGKQFARYWLHGTFLIVGDLTKRAGEEDAEERRMGKSEGNFLRIQTLIDRGYDPLAYRFMSFSAHYRSKLKFTWDALDAAASGYQNLKDFVARAKQIGGEEQPWVAEYREKFEQSITDDLNMPQAMAAVNELIREAEKRGEYGVLDALYDFDRVLGLKLREAAEQATSVDSDIEALIKEREQARLSKNWARADEIRKQLSEHGIALEDTAGGTLWHKTT
- a CDS encoding GntR family transcriptional regulator, giving the protein MKSTEHISENVYQQLRDLIECGKLKPGMRLVQCDLAHKLNTSSIPVAKAICMLEHDGLVVNEPNRGAQVMDWSFDEIECAIMIRSSMEQMAAGFCAVRATDAQRQKIRDLATVFTNCAIAQGTKGCLKADSELHSFIVQCTRSQLLSRTFANSRVITNTIRNTTWLRQSVCCPEIHDALVNAIIAGDEKLARDCAREHVEQVLSDLCSVMHESMLQPIKMQLA
- a CDS encoding SpoIIE family protein phosphatase, whose protein sequence is MAEGYIHVEVDTQQVSKRPGDVCGDVVAYERTPSSCMIVVSDGMGHGIKAHIAAQMCVSRVLELLRQGISLRKAFSSLVNTLEQAKGTDLPYAVFTVARILNDGVTTVLSYEMPPPIFVTRRYSQVLRRRTTMEGHSLVGEANCHLSTDEGILIVTDGITQAGLGMGLPNGWTVDGTSQYISDCLSAGASLMGVPGCVLNRARELWNAGLGDDCTVALASCRKGRTVNILTGPPSNNKKDHEVIQRFMMMDGVKVVCGGTTAQIVAKALGKPLLMEPNPQSMLAPPRHIIDGIDLVSEGAVTLNQVYNVLDEDYKVFDEESGVTQLHRYLREADRINIMLGGAINPATTDISFRQKGILTRQTIIPLIAEKLKDAGKLVVIERI
- a CDS encoding type II toxin-antitoxin system prevent-host-death family antitoxin, whose protein sequence is METVGSYDAKTHLPALLDRVAKGEKITITKHGVPVAMLVPMERTKQDVRAAIEAMKEFGKGRRLPEGMSIRDMIEEGRRY
- a CDS encoding [Fe-Fe] hydrogenase large subunit C-terminal domain-containing protein; its protein translation is MSNDPNSGQVVFTNKAHCRDCYRCLRVCPVKAIRMENGQAYVVPERCISCGTCIRECPQGAKQFRNDIERASRIIESSEVVAASVAPSFAAVFSEPEQKRLASALRKLGFSYVGETAIGAYQVAQETTRLCNSQPDKSHICTACPAVVRYVELYEPNRLDALTPIVSPMIAHARHIKSKLGKDAKVIFIGPCVAKKAEADRPENKNIVDCVLTFSELMDWFEREGISLSMCEESHFNEEPEGDARFFPLTGGSMRTASLDTDLLAADVVSVTGIGDIREALADCGSDSLPQVIEPLFCEQGCVNGPAIPAKSSLFRRRRDVIEYATDHPGLHTPGDETVHTDLTARFRPNASFDDEVTEEQIREVLEKTGKASPENQLNCGACGYSSCREKAAAVVRGMAELEMCIPYMKRLAEQRTDKIIETSPNGIVILDERLSIIHMNPAFRKFFMCSEAVLGRPISYLMDPDPFEKLASGKVGLITTIVRHDRYNLHCHEILYALPEEKQYVGIFVDITGSSVSKEKLDHLRAQTVTQARELLEHQINMAQTIAKFLGESTGQGEALLEKLIEIAGDESGEGKGTNEWLKDTYTSK
- a CDS encoding [FeFe] hydrogenase, group A, with amino-acid sequence MTNDFVTIDGREIPIEGERNLLEVARKAGIDIPTFCYHSDLSVYGACRLCLVELEGRGIVTSCSTAPAPGMKVKTNTEEIREIRKIAVELLLANHDQSCPTCPKSASCQLQNLARRLGVEEVRYKMTHKPVPVDRTSPSIVRDPNKCILCGDCVRACNEIQSIGAIDFVGRGSNSAVLPAFGKDLNQVECVYCGLCASVCPTGALTPKSEVEDVWKDLDNTKKTVVAQIAPAVRVALGEQFGLEPGTITTGQIAAALKSMGFDKVYDTSFAADLTVVEEATEFIERKTKGEDLPQFTSCCPSWVKFAEQYYPELLPNLSSCRSPQQMFGSLAKETLPGQLGIALEDLVVVSIMPCTAKKFEAKRAEFKHGDVPDVDHVITTQELARMIEESGLRFNKLEPESLDMPFGFKTGAGVIFGATGGVTEAVLRFAAEKLSGTQLGSVDFKAVRGKEGIREATINVGDIELKLAVVHGLANARKIAEKVKAGECDYDLIEVMTCPGGCIGGAGQPISRDPETKKLRSRGLYDSDKMLEFHKSQENYMVTECYSNCLGKVGGKKAHNLLHTGYRSRKRIKDSDLDLLSGTDKEKLSISVCAGTSCMVRGSQQLLRELIDVIEQRGLQNAVDVKATFCFEACDRGPTISVGDTVIHKCTIEKAVKALDKELERLMQKCQ
- a CDS encoding VanW family protein, translating into MKFRASHKAIIIALIVVIPIAAALAKTLSFGAGDHICKGVTISGVSVSGLSRAQAEKVMRAWAAKRADRRITLAALDLRWIGSVADFGAQVKWKESVGKAFEVGRKGNIINRMICVLTPTGAGKRINAWIALDRNEIEKTVAKVAKSVNRPHKDARIKVIAGHLEVEQDSIGIELDERSAASIISNAMRSDKMVVTLPVVSDKPDVTAEEARGIDTLLARFTTPFNPGKIDRTHNLTLAARSINGVILKPGQEFSYNDVVGPRALGRGFRNAPIFVKGKLEPGVGGGICQVSTTLYNAVLLSGMHIVERHPHSRTVPYVGAGRDATVAYGLRDFRFENSDSSPVCILTSISRGNITVDLYGSSQDKKSVRIYTGPVKYSPPKPAETVTDPTLAPGAHKVTDKGARGVRVTVYRKISQPDGRDITEVVSNDRYPPQAKIIAVGCAQTGDDAVQAKSIGIVSDTQRPKHGESNL
- the epsC gene encoding serine O-acetyltransferase EpsC; amino-acid sequence: MFDNIRADWKAVFRNDPAARNSWEVLTYAGLHAIFWHRIANFFWRHKLKFAARLVSQTNRFMTGIEIHPGATIAKGFFIDHGMGVVIGETAEVGENCLLYHGVTLGGVSLEKKKRHPTLGNNVVIGAGAKVLGAITLGDNVQVGANAVVVKDVPANSVVVGIPGRVVMQDGVRVPLTHGRDLDPEMDIIKSLMLRIEELEKKFQKVEKGDEDVSATL
- a CDS encoding type II toxin-antitoxin system VapC family toxin, encoding MRRFVLDSSITMSWYFADEAHSYAKAILEHMDESEAFVPTIWPIEVCNVLLVGERRGRQTAADAARFLAVLSAFSINVVDLIQWETLEELIDVARRCNLSAYDASYLELAMREGLPLATLDQRLQTAAGELGVQLAVV